ACGATAATATAATTTAGCAAAGCAAAAAATAAAAGGCAAAATCCGAATAAAGATTTCGCCTTTTTGTATTGAAATAAAACAATTGTTTATACAGATTGTCTTTTTCGATTCCGTAAGAATATCCATGCAATTAGAATTAGAAATATGGGAATAGCTGAGCCCATTAAGAGATTAATCGGAACATAGGACTCAAACATAAATTCGTTAAATTCTGCATAATTTTTTGCAAATATAATGGAACCCACTCCAATCAGCCATGCTAATGGAATGACTAATGGTCGGTATGAGGGTAATCGTAATGCTTGACCAATCCCTAAGCTAAGTCCGTAAAAAAACAAGGAGATTCGAATCATTGAGCCTACAGTCCAAAATAGGATAGCGATCGAATCAAAGCGATTAATGACTTCCCCAGCCCTTATATAACGAACTTCTGAAAAGGTTGGAAAGACCATTTTGGCTGCCTCAACAGGTCCGAATATTGCAATTGGCCCCGTGATTGGGCCCATGAAAATAATTAATGTAATAACTCCGGCGAATATCCCTGTTTTAACTAATTTTTTAGGTCTCTGTACATAGGGTAGTATCATACCCATAATTGCAAATTCACCGAACCATCCCATTATTGATAGAGATCCTTTTGCAACAGGTATAATCCCATTTCCTAAAATAGGTAATAAATTTGAGTAGTCTTTATTCTCATTCATAGTTAAGAAGACAAGCGTAATTCCGAATATGATCAGAATGGGTAACATAATTTGATTAACGCGCCCGAGCGTTTCCAACCCCAAATAAACAATAAAGGAAGTCAAAAGGAGAATAACAGTTACAAATGCCCAAGTAGGTGTTTCTATCATGACTTTTTTGTATGCTTCAACATATAATCGTGTCGCTAAAACAACCATCAAATAAAAATATAGGAGGTATAGAATCCCAATGATTTTTCCTGGCCATGAGAAATGCTGAAACAAGATTTCAATTAAAGTAAGTCCTGGGAAGCATTGCGACAATTTTGCTATAGCAATAATTCCAATTAATCCTAGGCAAGTACCCACAATCGCAGCAATCCAACTATCTTGTCGACTATAGAAGAAGACGACGGTCAATAGAATTAAATGACCGATAATCGTCAATGATGTAATCGCAAGCATTGCTGCCTGAGTATTGCTGATTCGGCCCTGTTCAATCATCTTTCAAACCTCCGTTTCATTTATCAATAGGGCTTAATTTATTTAATAGGCTTGCGATGGAAGGATCTCGAATATCATAGATCAAAAAAATCCCTGCAATAATTGCTAGTCCAATAATCCCAACTTGCACAAATAATGTTTTTTTTCTCTCTTTTTCAATATTTGGTAAGATTGGGGAGCTATCGAAATAATCATTAATCCAATAAGAAGTAGACTTAATATTATTTTCATACGTTACCTCGATTCATCAGGATTACTAGGATCTTTATGTAGCCCGTATCGGGATATGTTAGCCTTTACTTTTAAATCTACTTTCATATTTTTAAGACCTCCATTTCCCCAATTTGGTGCCATCAGATCCCATATCAAAGGCTGATTTCGATAGATGGCTTCTCCAAATCCAAAAATATCAGTTTGCCAATCCTTTTGGGCCTTATTTAATACAGTCGTTTCTTCTTTAATAATGATTTCTTCCAACTGTCGATTGAGCCGATCAATTTGATTACTGTCTAAATGAAGATTTGGAATTGTCACTTCGCCAATATCGGCTTCAACCTGAGTTTTAACAGTCATTTTTGTATATTTTTCAGTAATATATGGAATGAATTGTGACTTGCTATTCCTAATAATAATACTAACTTTTTTATCGTTTCCAAGGTTCATCACAAT
The Neobacillus sp. PS3-40 genome window above contains:
- a CDS encoding endospore germination permease, coding for MIEQGRISNTQAAMLAITSLTIIGHLILLTVVFFYSRQDSWIAAIVGTCLGLIGIIAIAKLSQCFPGLTLIEILFQHFSWPGKIIGILYLLYFYLMVVLATRLYVEAYKKVMIETPTWAFVTVILLLTSFIVYLGLETLGRVNQIMLPILIIFGITLVFLTMNENKDYSNLLPILGNGIIPVAKGSLSIMGWFGEFAIMGMILPYVQRPKKLVKTGIFAGVITLIIFMGPITGPIAIFGPVEAAKMVFPTFSEVRYIRAGEVINRFDSIAILFWTVGSMIRISLFFYGLSLGIGQALRLPSYRPLVIPLAWLIGVGSIIFAKNYAEFNEFMFESYVPINLLMGSAIPIFLILIAWIFLRNRKRQSV